The stretch of DNA CAAAGAATCATGCCTTTGATTAGCGCCAGCGAATCTATCCTTGACGACATGAACGAAGAGGAGCGAGCTGCAGTGGAAAAGTATCTTGCCCTGATGCTGACGGCGTATAAAGCAGAAGCTGAAAAGTAGGTAAAGAAAAAGCCTCCCGATGAGGGAGGCTTTTTTGATTGTGGCAAGTGAGGGATTCGAACCCCCGAAGGCTGAGCCGTCTGATTTACAGTCAGATCCCTTTGGCCGCTAGGGTAACTTGCCGTTGCGAACTTCTTGATTACTCAAGAGCGCTTCTCAACAATACCGGGGTGATGCGATTGATGAAAATCGGAAAGAACTACTTTGATTTTTCTGCGTACTCTTTGGCTTTGTTAGAAACGTCTTTAGCGTAATTATTTGAGGCGTTGTAACCTCGAAGTGCCTTGCGCCAGCCTTCTGGTGTGGAGAGATCTCCCCCACTAAAACACAGGTATCTTCCCGCGGCGAACGCAGAGTCATCAATGTTTTGGCCGTCTTCAATTCCGTCACCATTTCCATCACTGTGCCAGGCAGCCCAGGTTGGTGGAATGAATTGCATGGGGCCGACAGCGCGGTCAAATTCTGCGGTGCCATCAAAATTGCCGTCGTCAAAATCGGGAAGGGCTTTGGTGTTGTTTTTGCCATCAAGTGGAATGCCATAAATGGGCTCACTCATGTTTCCGTCACTCTTGACCTTGCCGCCAAAAATCGTCCCATGGCGCGATTCCACCCAACCAATTCCAGCAAGAGTATTCCAGGAAAGCTTGCACTCCGGCTTGTAGGCATTCAGTTGCAAAGCAACACCCGCATACGCAGTGAGCACCCGCTTGGGAATTCCAGTTTTTTCTGACGTGGTTTTCACCCAGGCAGGATCTGCCAACCCCGCAACAGGGGAGTTAGCCAAGTCATAGTTTGTGACCCCCTCCTTCACAGGAGGGAGCGCTGCAGCCCCCGGAAGGAGTGAAACAGCAAACTCGTCAACTGTAGGAGTGGGAGTGGGAGTTGCTGTTGGTGTGTTCTCAGCAACGGACGATTGGCCTCCTACACACGAAGTGAACCACCAGATTCCCAGCACAAACACCGCAAACACCGTAAGTGTGCGGTTACGTCTAACGCGTCGAGAAGCCATGTCCTTCCATTCTGAGGGGCACAGCTGACAATCTGCCGAAGGCTGGGCTTAGATAACATGGACTCATGGCAGATTCATCTTTTGACGTAGTAAGCAAGGTCGACAAAATGGAGACCGATAACGCACTCAACCAGGCAGTTAAAGAGGTTGAACAGCGCTATGACTTCAAGAACGTAGGCGCTTCCATTGAATGGAGCGGCGAAAAGATTCTCATGAAGGCAAACTCAGAAGAACGAGTCAAAGCCATCCTTGACGTTTTTGAGCAAAAGCTCATCAAGCGTGGAATCTCGCTACGTAGTCTTGACGCAGGTGACCCCTTCCCCTCGGGTAAGGAATTCCGCATCGAAGCCAAAATGAAAGAGGGCATCGATCAGGAAAACGCAAAGAAAGTCACCAAGCTCATTCGTGACGAGGGCCCCAAGTCTGTCAAAGCACAGATTCAGGGCGATGAAGTGCGTGTTTCTTCAAAGAGCCGCGATGACCTGCAGGCAACCATGGCGCTGCTGAAGAACGCAGACCTTCCTGTTGCTCTGCAGTTTGTGAACTTCCGCTAAATCTCAAGGCTTATTTGAAGCCGAGTATTTGCTCACCCCACGCCTTGCGAATATCCCCATCGGGATCGTTTTCGATGGAATCGGTTCCGTTGATAATGAGTGTGGCGCGTGTGGTTTCGTCATAGCGCGGCCAGGTGAGGTCTTGCCCAGTTTCAGAATCCACAGTTTGGGGATTTGAAGTTCTGGCAAAACTGGTCCACCGTGCCTGAATTCGCTGGGAAATAACCCACGCTTCTTTCAGCCCACCCAACCTAAACTGCAGTGCCTTCTTATTCATCTTCTGTGGCAGGGTTCCAAAGACATAGGGCAGCTCAGTAGCGTGACTTGCCCCAATACCCAGCAGTTTCATTAGTGGTGGCGCTTGATCAAAGCGATACATCCACGTCGGCGCCACCTGTGAGTGGGCTTCAGCGACCCAGACCGAAGGCATGCGGAATCCCGCATCGCGGGAGATTTCCATCGCGCCTTTTTGTTTAGGGAAATCAGGATAAGCATCCAGTATCCGTTCTTCATCAAAGTTCTTGTCTGGATGGTCCTTGGACATCAGGTCGAACATTTCTTGGATGCTGGATTCACTTATGGGCATCAGGGGTGATTTCATCATTTTGAACAAAGCTGCTTCGTCTTTATTCGTTCCGATAACCAAAGGAATCTTATGTTGCTGTCCGTTACGGAATGTTTGCACTGGGTAGTAAGGCACAAAAGTTCCGTCCACAATGGGTGCAAAAGCAACTGTTCCCGGCCAGGTCAACGATACGTGGTCAAGTAATGTGGTTGTGAAGGATGCCAACGTCTTGGCATCGGTTTCACGCAAGTAGTGTGGGGCGTCTTCTGTGCTCACACCCATCAACTCGAGATAAGCATGTGCAACAAGCGCAGCTCGTTCTGGTTTATAGACACTGGTTGCTGGTGAGCTTTCCGCTATCGCTTTGTGGAAGAGCCCTTTCGCCTCGGGCATCGTCATCAACGTGGTGACACAACCACCACCAGCCGATTCGCCAAAGAGGGTGACGTCATCAGGGTCTCCACCAAAAGCAGCGATGTTGTTTTTCACCCACTGCAACGCAAGAACAAGGTCAGTCAACCCCATATTGCTTTCAAAGCTGGGGTCGATGGAACTGAAATCTAACCATCCGAGAGCACCAAGTCGATAGTTCACGGTGACGATGATGACGTCACCGTTTTCTGCCAAAGAGTGACCGTTATAGACGGCTTGTGAGGAGAAACCGATGAAATATGCGCCGCCGTGAATCCAGACCATGACGGACTTTGGTTTATCTCCAGGCTTGGTGATGGGTGCCCAAATATTGAGGTTGAGGCAGTCCTCATCAATCTCAACACCGGCAGGAATCGGGATGAGCTTCGTGGGCTCTTGGGGCGCAATATTCCCAAACTCAAGGGCGTCCCTCGTTCCCTGCCAGGGCTCAACTGGCACAGACCTGCGATAGCGCAGGTCTCCTATGGGTGCTTTGCCATAGGGGACACCCAACCAGCGATGAGTGTTTCCATCTTGCGTGCCGCGCACCACTCCTGCAGTGGTCTGAACTAAGAGTGAGGGATCTGAAAATGCGTCCATGTTCTAAAGGTAGGCCTTCAACCAGCGAGTAAGTTCATCAAATGCTTTCTGCCTAACCGGACGTGCAGACAAAATGACATCGTGCATCGCATTCTCAATGCGGGAAAGGGTGATCAGTTTGCCCAGCTGGTGAACGCGGGCAGCAACAATATTTACATCGATAGCCACGTCCGCTTTCTTCATTTCCGGGCTCCACCTGGGTACGAGCAAACTCCGGGTTGAAAGCCAGGTGAAAACCGGGACATCAATATTCAGTCCTGCTGCAACTTTGGCGTGACCTGTCAGGATGGCGTTCAACCATGCAGGACGAACGGGGAAGCCATGCTCTGGTCTCCACTCAGGATTGAATTCCCATTCACCATCTTTGTGGATATCAATGGTGCGAGAGTAAAAACCGAAATCAATGCTGGGCATAGGGGCTTTGGGGTTTAATTTGGTTCCCGCTCTGAGCACTGGTGTGACAAGTGCACGTGCAGCTGCAGTGAGCTGGTATTCCAGCCAGGGGCTGTTCAACACCACGGCATCGGCTCGACCTGGGTTCCGATCTGCCCACAAACTGACCACAAGCCCTCCGGTGGAGTGCCCCATCAACACAAGTTTCCTACCTGAAGCTGCGCGCGAATCAGAGTGTGACTTTTCGGTGCCGTGCCCCATGACTTCGAGCGCATATTCGATTTCTTCGTCATAGTCCGAGAGGTCTTGGATAAATCCTTCGGATTGGCCAGGCCGAAGGCTGCGCCCATATTTGCGTAAATCAAGCGCATAAAACTGTGCACCCTGCGAGCGCCAGTACTCAGCCAAATTCTTTTGGAAAAAATAGTCAGACCAACCATGGATGTAGAGCACATCAGTGTTGGTAGCAACCTGGTCTGATTTCCCCGTCATTCTGGAGAAGAAGGTAGAGGCCTTAGGTGGCAACGCCTTGACCAAAGTGGCAACTACCTCTCCCTCAGCATCTGGTTTGAGTTTGAGGGTTGCTTGGAGATACCCAATGCCTAATACGTCGGGTTCCCAGGTGACTGACTTATCCACATTTCCATTGTGTACCCGAAATATGTTGTGTGACTGTGAATTCACGGATTAGCATCATATAGTGAGGAAATCCTCAGTAAATCAGGCTACGAACTATCAATTTCGCCAGTAAATTCTCAAATTTGCTACTTATTTCGTATCCGCAAAGGAAAATGATGATCGACAGAAACCGTTTAGCTGAACTCTTTGACCGCGAGCGCGCCACCTTCACGGCATCGCACCCCAAGTCACAGGCTGCCTACGAAAACGCAACCCACCTCTTTGGGCGCGTTCCCATGACCTGGATGAACAAGAAGGCTGGTGGATTCCCCATTTACCTTGACCGCGCCAAAGGAAACCGGGTGTGGGATATTGACGGTCACGAATACATTGACTTTGCTCTCGGAGACACCGGTTCGATGGCTGGCCACTCCAACCCTGACGTTGTTGCCGCCATCAAGAAGCGTGTTGACGAACAGGGTGGCCTCACCACCATGCTTCCCACCGAAGACGCAGAGTGGGTAGGTGCAGAACTTTCACGCCGCTTTGGAATGGATAAATGGAGCTTTTCTCTCACGGCAACTGATGCCAACCGCTGGGCTATTCGATTAGTGCGTGCACTGACCGGACGCAGCAAGATTCTGTTCCACTCCTACTGCTACCACGGATCGGTTGATGAATCCTTAATTGTGGTGGGACCTGACGGTCATGGAATGAGCCGCCCAGGTAACGTGGGTGAACCCGTCGATGTCACCATGACGAGCCGTGTTGCCGAGTTCAACGACCTTGAGATGCTCGAGCGAGAACTTGCCAACGGTGACGTTGCTGCAGTTCTGATTGAACCAGCGCTCACTAACATCGGCATTGTGCTGCCAGATCCTGGCTACCACGAAGGTGTTCGTGCGCTCACGCGCAAATACGGAACCCTCCTGATCATTGATGAGACCCACACTTTCTCTGCAGGCCCTGGGGGTATGACACAGCGTGACAACCTAGAGCCCGACATTGTGATTATTGGTAAGTCCATTGCTGGCGGTATTCCCACTGGCGCCTATGGCCTCAGTGCAGACTTTGCTGAGAAGGCACTCGCGCGCACCGACCTGGACTTAGTCGACATGGGTGGTGTTGGTGGAACCCTTGCCGGTAACCCGCTCTCAGTTGCTGCCATGCGCGCAACTCTCGAAAACGTGCTCACTGAGGAAGCTTTCGAGACGATGATTGCCACCGCCACGGTGTTCAACGATGGCGTGCAAGCACTCTTTGACAAGTACGACCTGCCATGGTCGATCAACCAGTTGGGAGCTCGAGCTGAGTACCGCTTTGCTAAGCCCTACCCCAAGAACGGTACAGAGGCGAACGCTGCCGCAGACGGTGAGCTCGAGGACTTCCTGCACCTCTACCTGGCAAACCGCGGCATCTTGCTCACTCCCTTCCACAACATGGCTTTGATGTGTCCAACCACCTCGGTGGAGGATGTTCAGAAGCACCACGAAGTTTTCGAAGAAGCAATCAAAGAATTGTTGGGACAATAGGCTCATGACTGAATCACCGTTGATGCACCCTGCCGATAACGCCACCGTACGCGAGGCAGACACCAGTAACGTCTTCCACTCGTGGTCTGCGCAGGGAACACTAGCTCCCTTCGTGATTGCCGGGGGGAAGGGTGCACGGGTCTGGGATTACGAGGGCAACACTTACCTCGATTTCTCGTCCATGTTGGTCAATGTGAACATTGGCCACCAGCATCCTAAGGTGATTGCCGCCATCAAAGCTCAAGCTGATGTGCTCACTACGGTGGCGCCAGCACACGCGAACAATGTTCGTGCGCTGGCAGCACAGAAGATCCTTTCACACGCCCCCGAGGGTTTCGAGAAAGTCTTCTTCACCAACGGTGGGGCCGACGCGAATGAGAACGCGATCCGCATGGCACGTTTGCACACAGGGCGTGACAAGGTCATTTCGTTCTATCGCTCCTACCACGGCAACACGGGTGCAGCGATTGTGTCCACTGGTGACTGGCGACGAATTCCTAATGAATACTCACGTGGCCACAAGCACGTCTTTGGCCCCTACCTCTACCGTTCTGAATACTGGGCAACCACTCCTGAGCAAGAGTCAGAGCGTGCTCTGCACTTTCTCGAGCGCACCATTCAAGCAGAAGGTCCTGCAAGCATTGCCGCCTTCCTGATTGAATCCGTTCCTGGCACAGCTGGAATCCTCACTCCCCCACCTGGGTTCTTGAAGGGAGTTCGCGCCCTGGCCGATAAATACGGCATCGTATTGATCTTGGATGAGGTTATGGCGGGCTTTGGTCGCACCGGTGAATGGTTTGCCTTCAATGCCTTCGATGTGGTCCCTGACCTCATTACCTTTGCCAAGGGTGTGAACTCTGGTTACATTCCCGTAGGTGGCGTCATCATCAGTTCAGAGATTGCTCATGCATTCGATGAGCGCGTATTCCCTGGCGGTCTTACTTACTCTGGACACCCTCTGGCCTGCGCAACTATCGTTGCCACTATCGAGGCGATGGAAGAAGAGAGGGTCGTCGAGAACTCCAAGCACATTGGGGAAACCGTTCTTGGCCCCGGTCTGAACGCACTCAAGGACAAGCACCAGATCATCGGTGATGTTCGTGGTTCTGGAGTGTTCTGGGCTGTTGAATTCGTGACAAACCGCGACACGAAAGAGCCCGTCGACGCTGCCTGGATGGGCAAGCTCAAGGCAGCTCTCATGGCTCACAAGCTTCTGCCTTTCATGGCTGATAACCGTCTCCACGTTGTTCCACCCTGTGTTGTTACAGAGGACGAGGCACGTGAAGGCCTGGCCATTATTGATGCAGTCTTGACAGAGCTTGCTGCCTGAATACCAGAAATAGATGGAACCCCTCTCAAACGAGAGGGGTTCCATCTCTATGGCGTGATGATTATCCGAAACGACCTGAGATGTAGTCCTCAGTTGCCTGAACGTGAGGGTTCTCAAAGATTGTGGTGGTGTCATCAAACTCGATGAGCTTCCCTGGTTCACCAGTTCCGGCAATGTTGAAGAAAGCGGTCTTGTCTGACACACGTGATGCCTGCTGCATGTTGTGGGTCACGATGACGATTGTGTACTTCGCCTTGAGCTCTTCGATGAGGTCCTCAATAGCCAGTGTTGAGATGGGGTCCAGTGCCGAACAGGGCTCATCCATCAGAATCACCTCAGGTGACACGGCAATCGCGCGTGCAATACACAAACGCTGTTGCTGACCACCTGAAAGACCAGAACCAGGAAGGTCTAGACGATCCTTGACTTCCTTCCAGAGGTTGGCTCCCTTGAGGGATTTCTCAACGAGGTGGTCGGCATCTGATTTTGACATTTTCTTGTTGTTGAGCTTCACGCCGGCAAGAACGTTGTCCTTGATGGACATGGTGGGGAAAGGGTTTGGGCGCTGGAACACCATGCCGACCTGGCGGCGAACCATGACGGGGTCCACATCAGCGTCATAGAGGTTCTTGCCATCGATGAGGACTTCACCTTCAACACTTGCACCAGGAATAACCTCGTGCATGCGGTTGAGTGTGCGCAGGAAGGTTGACTTGCCACAACCCGAGGGGCCAATGAAGGCGGTAACGGTGCGAGGCTCGATGGTGAGCGAGACGTCTTCTACGGCCTTGAACTTGCCGTAGTAAACGTTGAGGTCTTTGACTTCGATGCGCTTAGACACAGGTTTTCCTTCTGGTGTGGTGAAACTTAGCGGAGGCCTTTAGGAGCCAGGAGTTTAGAGACAAGTCGGGCAATAAGGTTCAACGCCATGACGATCAAGATCAGCACCAAGGCGCCTGTCCATGCGCGGTCGATATATGCCTGAGCATCAGAGCCTTGGCTGGCATATTGGGTGTACACAAATACAGGCAGTGTTGCCATGCGATCTGAGAACAGGTTGTAGTTCATGCTCGTGCTCATACCCACGATGATCAGAAGCGGTGCTGTTTCACCAATGATGCGGGAGATAGACAGCATCACACCGGTGATGATTCCCGCAATGGAGGTGGGAATGACGATTTTGACAATTGTCAGCCACTTGGGAACACCCAGTGCATAGGAGGCTTCACGCAGCTCGTTCGGAACGAGCTTGAGCATTTCTTCTGTAGAGCGAACCACAACTGGAATCATCAAGATTGAGAGGGCAACCGCGCCACCAATACCGAAACGAATTCCGGGACCAAAGAAGATTGCAAACAGTGCGAAGGCGAACAAACCAGCAACAATCGAAGGAATTCCTGTCATCACATCGACAAAGAAGGTGATGGCTTTAGCCAGGCGGCCCTTTCCGTATTCGACTAAATAAATGGCGGTCATAATTCCGATGGGAACCGAAATTATTGTCGCTGCCAGGGTGATTTCTAACGTTCCAATAATGGCGTGAAGGCCACCACCGCCAGCACCCACGACGTTGCGCATGGAGGAGTTGAAGAAGGTGGCATCGAAGCGAGGAAGACCGTTGACCACTGCGGTGTAGACCAAAGAAATCAAAGGCAGCAAAGCCACAATGAATGCCGTGGTGACCAAACCAGTAGCAAGACGGTCAGATGCTTTGCGACGCCCTTCAACGATGCGAGAAAGAATGTAGGAAAGGAGAACAAAGAGCACTGCTGATACGAACACAGCAGCGACAATGTTGAATCCTTCGGAGATGCCGGCCGCCATGAGCACACCAAAAACGCCAAAGGCAACAAGTGCACTCACACCAGCGGTTGCCCACAAAGTGAGCTGAGAGAGGCGGCGTGCGCTCGTCGGAGCGGGAACAACGAGGGCGGACATTAGTTAGCTCCCGAGAATGCCTTGCGGCGGTTGATCACCATACGAGCCAATGAGTTCACCAGCAAGGTGATGAGGAACAAAATCAAACCTGTCGCGATAAGCACGTTGACCCCGAGATCGTGTGCTTCAGGGAAGTTCAACGCAATGTTTGCTGCGATGGTCGTGGGGTTTTGTGATTGTAGAAGTGCGAAAGAAATAATCACCGAGGGTGAGAGCACCATTGCGACAGCCATGGTTTCTCCGAGTGCACGACCCAGGCCAAGCATGGTGGCGGAGATGATTCCAGGGCGTGCAAAGGGAAGAACAGCTGTCTGAATCATTTCCCAGCGAGTAGCACCCAACGCGAGAGCTGCCTCTTCATGCAGAACGGGAGTTTGTAAAAAGATTTCACGAGTAATCGCTGTAATGATGGGCAAAATCATGACCGCCAAGACGATTGCGACAGTCAAGATAGTTCGACCAGTTCCTGATACTGGGCCAGCAAAGATAGGAATCCAGCCGAGGTTATCGACCATCCACGAGAAGAAGGGTTGAACAGCTGGAGCCAGAACAGTGATTCCCCATAAGCCAAACACAACCGAAGGAACAGCTGCGAGCAGGTCAATGATGTAACCAAGACCTTGAGCGAGCTTGCGGGGCGCAAAGTGAGAGATGAACAGGGCAATGCCGATGGCGAATGGAACAGAGATCAGCAGTGCTAGAGCTGCAGCCCACACAGTTCCGAAGACTAAAGGGATGACATACGCCCAGAAGCCTTCGCCTTCTCCTACTTTGGAAGGGTCTGCGACGAAAGCGGGGATGCTTTGAGCAATGAGGAAGATAGCAACTGCAGCGAGGACCGCGAGGATAAGAGAACCTGCAACGAGGCTAGAAGTGGAGAAAACTTTGTCTCCACGGCGACTGGGTGCTTTGACCTGAGTCGGTTCTTGAACGTCGATAGCCACGAGTCCTTCTTACTGCAAAATTAGGGATTTGGGTAATGCCCGGCTCAGAGAATCTTGAGATTCCCCAAGCCGGGCATCAGAAGGTAATTACTTGATTGCGGAAACGATAGCAAGCGCCTTCTTGGAAGTTGCTGCATCGAGTGGAGCGGAACCAGCTGCTGCTGCTGCATCAGCCTGACCCTGCTCGCTGAGGATGTATTCGAAGTAAGGCTTCACCAGGTCAGCGACACCAGCTTCTGCGTACTCGTTGCAACCGATCAGGTAAGAAACAAGAACGATGGGGTAGTGAGTGGGGTCAGTGGTGGTGCGGTCAATCTTGATAGCCATGTCAGATGCGTCACGGCCTTCAACAATCGAACCATCAGCTACTACCGCAGCTGCAGCCTCAGGGGTGTACTT from Aurantimicrobium sp. MWH-Uga1 encodes:
- a CDS encoding lytic transglycosylase domain-containing protein, giving the protein MASRRVRRNRTLTVFAVFVLGIWWFTSCVGGQSSVAENTPTATPTPTPTVDEFAVSLLPGAAALPPVKEGVTNYDLANSPVAGLADPAWVKTTSEKTGIPKRVLTAYAGVALQLNAYKPECKLSWNTLAGIGWVESRHGTIFGGKVKSDGNMSEPIYGIPLDGKNNTKALPDFDDGNFDGTAEFDRAVGPMQFIPPTWAAWHSDGNGDGIEDGQNIDDSAFAAGRYLCFSGGDLSTPEGWRKALRGYNASNNYAKDVSNKAKEYAEKSK
- a CDS encoding YajQ family cyclic di-GMP-binding protein — its product is MADSSFDVVSKVDKMETDNALNQAVKEVEQRYDFKNVGASIEWSGEKILMKANSEERVKAILDVFEQKLIKRGISLRSLDAGDPFPSGKEFRIEAKMKEGIDQENAKKVTKLIRDEGPKSVKAQIQGDEVRVSSKSRDDLQATMALLKNADLPVALQFVNFR
- a CDS encoding carboxylesterase/lipase family protein, whose translation is MDAFSDPSLLVQTTAGVVRGTQDGNTHRWLGVPYGKAPIGDLRYRRSVPVEPWQGTRDALEFGNIAPQEPTKLIPIPAGVEIDEDCLNLNIWAPITKPGDKPKSVMVWIHGGAYFIGFSSQAVYNGHSLAENGDVIIVTVNYRLGALGWLDFSSIDPSFESNMGLTDLVLALQWVKNNIAAFGGDPDDVTLFGESAGGGCVTTLMTMPEAKGLFHKAIAESSPATSVYKPERAALVAHAYLELMGVSTEDAPHYLRETDAKTLASFTTTLLDHVSLTWPGTVAFAPIVDGTFVPYYPVQTFRNGQQHKIPLVIGTNKDEAALFKMMKSPLMPISESSIQEMFDLMSKDHPDKNFDEERILDAYPDFPKQKGAMEISRDAGFRMPSVWVAEAHSQVAPTWMYRFDQAPPLMKLLGIGASHATELPYVFGTLPQKMNKKALQFRLGGLKEAWVISQRIQARWTSFARTSNPQTVDSETGQDLTWPRYDETTRATLIINGTDSIENDPDGDIRKAWGEQILGFK
- a CDS encoding alpha/beta hydrolase, translated to MDKSVTWEPDVLGIGYLQATLKLKPDAEGEVVATLVKALPPKASTFFSRMTGKSDQVATNTDVLYIHGWSDYFFQKNLAEYWRSQGAQFYALDLRKYGRSLRPGQSEGFIQDLSDYDEEIEYALEVMGHGTEKSHSDSRAASGRKLVLMGHSTGGLVVSLWADRNPGRADAVVLNSPWLEYQLTAAARALVTPVLRAGTKLNPKAPMPSIDFGFYSRTIDIHKDGEWEFNPEWRPEHGFPVRPAWLNAILTGHAKVAAGLNIDVPVFTWLSTRSLLVPRWSPEMKKADVAIDVNIVAARVHQLGKLITLSRIENAMHDVILSARPVRQKAFDELTRWLKAYL
- a CDS encoding transaminase, yielding MMIDRNRLAELFDRERATFTASHPKSQAAYENATHLFGRVPMTWMNKKAGGFPIYLDRAKGNRVWDIDGHEYIDFALGDTGSMAGHSNPDVVAAIKKRVDEQGGLTTMLPTEDAEWVGAELSRRFGMDKWSFSLTATDANRWAIRLVRALTGRSKILFHSYCYHGSVDESLIVVGPDGHGMSRPGNVGEPVDVTMTSRVAEFNDLEMLERELANGDVAAVLIEPALTNIGIVLPDPGYHEGVRALTRKYGTLLIIDETHTFSAGPGGMTQRDNLEPDIVIIGKSIAGGIPTGAYGLSADFAEKALARTDLDLVDMGGVGGTLAGNPLSVAAMRATLENVLTEEAFETMIATATVFNDGVQALFDKYDLPWSINQLGARAEYRFAKPYPKNGTEANAAADGELEDFLHLYLANRGILLTPFHNMALMCPTTSVEDVQKHHEVFEEAIKELLGQ
- a CDS encoding aspartate aminotransferase family protein — its product is MTESPLMHPADNATVREADTSNVFHSWSAQGTLAPFVIAGGKGARVWDYEGNTYLDFSSMLVNVNIGHQHPKVIAAIKAQADVLTTVAPAHANNVRALAAQKILSHAPEGFEKVFFTNGGADANENAIRMARLHTGRDKVISFYRSYHGNTGAAIVSTGDWRRIPNEYSRGHKHVFGPYLYRSEYWATTPEQESERALHFLERTIQAEGPASIAAFLIESVPGTAGILTPPPGFLKGVRALADKYGIVLILDEVMAGFGRTGEWFAFNAFDVVPDLITFAKGVNSGYIPVGGVIISSEIAHAFDERVFPGGLTYSGHPLACATIVATIEAMEEERVVENSKHIGETVLGPGLNALKDKHQIIGDVRGSGVFWAVEFVTNRDTKEPVDAAWMGKLKAALMAHKLLPFMADNRLHVVPPCVVTEDEAREGLAIIDAVLTELAA
- the pstB gene encoding phosphate ABC transporter ATP-binding protein PstB translates to MSKRIEVKDLNVYYGKFKAVEDVSLTIEPRTVTAFIGPSGCGKSTFLRTLNRMHEVIPGASVEGEVLIDGKNLYDADVDPVMVRRQVGMVFQRPNPFPTMSIKDNVLAGVKLNNKKMSKSDADHLVEKSLKGANLWKEVKDRLDLPGSGLSGGQQQRLCIARAIAVSPEVILMDEPCSALDPISTLAIEDLIEELKAKYTIVIVTHNMQQASRVSDKTAFFNIAGTGEPGKLIEFDDTTTIFENPHVQATEDYISGRFG
- the pstA gene encoding phosphate ABC transporter permease PstA is translated as MSALVVPAPTSARRLSQLTLWATAGVSALVAFGVFGVLMAAGISEGFNIVAAVFVSAVLFVLLSYILSRIVEGRRKASDRLATGLVTTAFIVALLPLISLVYTAVVNGLPRFDATFFNSSMRNVVGAGGGGLHAIIGTLEITLAATIISVPIGIMTAIYLVEYGKGRLAKAITFFVDVMTGIPSIVAGLFAFALFAIFFGPGIRFGIGGAVALSILMIPVVVRSTEEMLKLVPNELREASYALGVPKWLTIVKIVIPTSIAGIITGVMLSISRIIGETAPLLIIVGMSTSMNYNLFSDRMATLPVFVYTQYASQGSDAQAYIDRAWTGALVLILIVMALNLIARLVSKLLAPKGLR
- the pstC gene encoding phosphate ABC transporter permease subunit PstC, which produces MAIDVQEPTQVKAPSRRGDKVFSTSSLVAGSLILAVLAAVAIFLIAQSIPAFVADPSKVGEGEGFWAYVIPLVFGTVWAAALALLISVPFAIGIALFISHFAPRKLAQGLGYIIDLLAAVPSVVFGLWGITVLAPAVQPFFSWMVDNLGWIPIFAGPVSGTGRTILTVAIVLAVMILPIITAITREIFLQTPVLHEEAALALGATRWEMIQTAVLPFARPGIISATMLGLGRALGETMAVAMVLSPSVIISFALLQSQNPTTIAANIALNFPEAHDLGVNVLIATGLILFLITLLVNSLARMVINRRKAFSGAN